A single window of Streptomyces xanthii DNA harbors:
- the hpnE gene encoding hydroxysqualene dehydroxylase HpnE: protein MSETHRRSAVVVGGGLAGVTAALALADGGMDVTLLEGRPRLGGLAFSFKRGDLTIDNGQHVYLRCCTAYRWFLDRIDATALAPLQDRLDVPVLDADRGRLGRLRRSGLPVPLHLAKSLATYPHLSLAERAKVGRAALALKALDPLDPALDTQDFGSWLAAHGQSPRAVEALWDLVGVATLNAVAGQSSLGLAAMVFKTGLLSENGAADIGWARVPLGELHDTLARKALDAAGVRIALRTRVSSVSRTQDGRWAVEVPEGPDASGEVLDADTVVLAVPQREAHDLLPDGALDAPERLLGIGTAPILNLHVVYGRKVLKQPFFTALGSPVQWVFDRTEASGLTEGQYLAISQSAAQDEIDEPVAVLRERYLPELERLLPAARGAKIHDFFVTRERTATFAPAPGVGALRPSARTKAPGLYLAGAWTATGWPATMEGAVRSGVSAADAALAALDRPRGHLFREAA from the coding sequence ATGAGTGAGACCCACAGGCGCAGCGCGGTCGTCGTCGGCGGCGGACTCGCCGGAGTCACCGCCGCGCTCGCCCTCGCCGACGGCGGCATGGACGTCACGCTCCTCGAAGGGCGCCCCCGGCTCGGCGGGCTCGCCTTCTCCTTCAAGCGCGGCGACCTCACCATCGACAACGGCCAGCACGTGTACCTGCGCTGCTGCACCGCGTACCGCTGGTTCCTCGACCGCATCGACGCCACCGCGCTCGCGCCGCTCCAGGACCGGCTCGACGTCCCCGTGCTCGACGCCGACCGGGGCCGGCTCGGCCGGCTGCGCCGCTCCGGGCTGCCCGTGCCGCTGCACCTCGCGAAGAGCCTCGCCACGTACCCGCACCTGTCCCTGGCCGAGCGGGCCAAGGTCGGCCGTGCCGCGCTCGCCCTCAAGGCCCTCGACCCGCTGGACCCGGCGCTCGACACCCAGGACTTCGGCTCCTGGCTCGCCGCGCACGGCCAGTCGCCGCGCGCCGTCGAGGCGCTCTGGGACCTCGTCGGCGTAGCGACCCTGAACGCGGTGGCGGGCCAGTCCTCGCTCGGCCTCGCCGCGATGGTCTTCAAGACCGGTCTGCTGTCGGAGAACGGCGCCGCCGACATCGGCTGGGCGCGCGTGCCCCTCGGCGAACTCCACGACACCCTGGCCCGCAAGGCGCTGGACGCCGCCGGTGTGCGCATCGCCCTGCGCACCCGTGTCAGCTCCGTCTCCCGCACGCAGGACGGGCGGTGGGCGGTCGAGGTGCCCGAAGGCCCGGACGCCTCGGGCGAGGTCCTCGACGCCGACACCGTCGTGCTCGCCGTGCCCCAGCGCGAGGCCCACGACCTGCTGCCCGACGGCGCGCTGGACGCCCCCGAGCGGCTGCTCGGCATCGGCACCGCGCCGATCCTCAACCTGCACGTCGTCTACGGCCGCAAGGTGCTCAAGCAGCCCTTCTTCACGGCGCTCGGCTCGCCCGTGCAGTGGGTCTTCGACCGTACCGAGGCCTCCGGGCTCACCGAGGGTCAGTATCTGGCGATCTCGCAGTCCGCCGCCCAGGACGAGATCGACGAACCCGTCGCCGTGCTGCGCGAGCGCTATCTGCCCGAGCTGGAGCGGCTGCTGCCCGCCGCCCGCGGCGCCAAGATCCACGACTTCTTCGTGACCCGGGAGCGGACCGCCACCTTCGCGCCGGCCCCCGGCGTCGGCGCGCTGCGGCCGTCGGCCCGCACCAAGGCCCCCGGCCTCTACCTGGCCGGCGCGTGGACCGCCACCGGGTGGCCCGCGACCATGGAAGGCGCGGTGCGCAGCGGTGTCAGCGCCGCCGACGCGGCCCTCGCCGCCCTCGACCGCCCCCGCGGCCATCTGTTCCGGGAGGCGGCGTGA
- the hpnC gene encoding squalene synthase HpnC codes for MTASPRVRPEAVQAPQDATLAKAADENFPVAPFFLPRAWRDDLMAVYGFARLVDDIGDGDLDPGGADARHLGVPPEKAHDPLVMLDAFEADLARVFDGTPHHPLLRALQPTVRRRSLTPEPFLGLVRANRQDQLVSRYETWDELLAYCELSANPVGRLVLAITGTATPERIRRSDAVCTGLQIVEHLQDVAEDLGRDRIYLPAEDMRRFHVQEADLAAPSAGASVRALVAYEAERARELLNEGTPLVGSVPGRLKLLLAGFVAGGKAAVHAITDASYDVLPGPPRPNRLRLLREAGATLRGEG; via the coding sequence GTGACCGCATCCCCCCGCGTGCGCCCGGAAGCCGTGCAGGCCCCGCAGGACGCGACGCTCGCCAAGGCCGCCGACGAGAACTTTCCGGTGGCCCCCTTCTTCCTGCCCCGCGCCTGGCGCGACGACCTGATGGCCGTCTACGGCTTCGCGCGCCTCGTCGACGACATCGGCGACGGCGACCTCGACCCCGGCGGCGCCGACGCCCGCCACCTGGGCGTGCCACCCGAAAAGGCGCACGACCCGCTGGTGATGCTGGACGCCTTCGAGGCCGACCTCGCGCGCGTCTTCGACGGGACCCCGCACCACCCCCTGCTGCGCGCCCTGCAGCCCACCGTCCGGCGCCGCTCCCTCACCCCCGAGCCCTTCCTCGGCCTCGTGCGGGCCAACCGCCAGGACCAGCTCGTCAGCCGCTACGAGACCTGGGACGAGCTGCTCGCCTACTGCGAGTTGTCCGCGAACCCCGTGGGCCGGCTCGTGCTCGCCATCACCGGCACCGCGACCCCCGAGCGCATCCGCAGGTCCGACGCCGTCTGCACCGGGCTGCAGATCGTCGAGCACCTGCAGGACGTCGCCGAGGACCTCGGCCGCGACCGGATCTACCTGCCGGCCGAGGACATGCGCCGGTTCCACGTCCAGGAGGCGGATCTCGCGGCGCCGAGCGCCGGCGCATCGGTGCGCGCCCTGGTCGCGTACGAGGCGGAACGCGCCCGTGAGCTGCTGAATGAAGGCACCCCCCTGGTGGGTAGCGTCCCCGGCAGGCTGAAGCTGCTGCTGGCCGGGTTCGTGGCCGGGGGGAAGGCGGCGGTGCACGCGATCACCGACGCTTCGTACGACGTCCTGCCCGGACCGCCCAGGCCCAATCGACTCCGTCTGCTGCGCGAGGCGGGAGCCACTCTGCGAGGAGAGGGGTGA
- a CDS encoding phosphorylase family protein yields the protein MTEHPAAAPPPDTVPLLIACALGIEHLALRTGGARIPATVLRTGMGPRAAERATGRALAGADLREAAVLATGFCAGLAPGMHPGDLVVAEETRDPYGSTACVGTELLVKELVRAVPGRTVHTGPLIGSDHVVRGPERGDLLATGAIAVDMESAATLRTAAATGPAEGRPVAAVRVVVDSPEHELVRIGTLRGGLSAFRVLRAVLPAFFEWHRSLLLPRR from the coding sequence ATGACCGAGCACCCGGCGGCCGCACCCCCGCCGGACACCGTGCCGCTGCTCATCGCCTGCGCGCTGGGCATCGAGCACCTCGCCCTGCGCACCGGCGGCGCACGGATCCCGGCCACGGTCCTGCGCACCGGCATGGGCCCCCGGGCCGCCGAACGCGCCACCGGCAGGGCGCTCGCGGGCGCGGACCTGCGCGAGGCCGCCGTGCTCGCCACCGGGTTCTGCGCGGGGCTCGCCCCCGGCATGCACCCCGGCGACCTCGTCGTCGCCGAGGAGACCCGGGACCCGTACGGCAGCACGGCCTGTGTGGGTACCGAGCTGCTGGTGAAAGAGCTGGTCAGGGCCGTGCCCGGGCGGACCGTGCACACGGGGCCGCTGATCGGCTCCGACCATGTGGTGCGCGGCCCCGAGCGCGGAGACCTGCTGGCCACCGGCGCGATCGCCGTCGACATGGAGTCCGCGGCCACGCTGCGCACGGCGGCCGCGACCGGGCCCGCGGAGGGCCGCCCGGTTGCGGCCGTCCGGGTGGTCGTGGACTCTCCAGAACATGAACTCGTCCGGATCGGCACGCTTCGCGGTGGACTATCGGCTTTCCGTGTCCTTCGTGCCGTCCTTCCCGCTTTTTTCGAATGGCACCGTTCTTTGTTGCTCCCCCGGAGGTGA
- a CDS encoding polyprenyl synthetase family protein codes for MPPVPSAEAAADAVDVTALLERGRTLATPVLKAAVERLAPPMDTVAAYHFGWIDAAGNPSDGDGGKAVRPALAVLSAQAAGAAPEVGVPGAVAVELVHNFSLLHDDLMDGDEQRRHRDTVWKVHGPAQAILVGDALFALANEVLLELETVDAGRATRRLTTASRALIDGQAQDISYEHRERVTVEECLEMEGNKTGALLACASSIGAVLGGADDATADALEKYGYHLGLAFQAVDDLLGIWGDPESTGKQTWSDLRQRKKSLPVVAALGAGGPASERLGEILAADAKNVDFDTFTEEDFAARAALIEEAGGREWTAEEARRQHAVALEALDTVQMPASVRAQFAALADFVVVRKR; via the coding sequence GTGCCACCTGTGCCCTCGGCCGAAGCGGCTGCCGACGCGGTGGACGTGACCGCGCTTCTGGAGCGCGGCCGAACGCTGGCCACGCCGGTGCTCAAGGCGGCCGTCGAGCGCCTCGCCCCGCCCATGGACACCGTCGCCGCCTACCACTTCGGGTGGATCGACGCCGCGGGCAACCCGTCCGACGGGGACGGCGGCAAGGCCGTGCGCCCCGCGCTCGCCGTGCTGTCGGCACAGGCCGCCGGAGCCGCCCCCGAGGTCGGCGTCCCCGGCGCCGTCGCCGTGGAACTGGTCCACAACTTCTCGCTGCTGCACGACGACCTGATGGACGGCGACGAGCAGCGCCGCCACCGGGACACCGTGTGGAAGGTGCACGGCCCGGCCCAGGCGATCCTCGTCGGCGACGCCCTGTTCGCGCTGGCCAACGAGGTGCTCCTCGAGCTGGAGACCGTCGACGCGGGCCGCGCCACGCGCCGCCTCACCACCGCCTCCCGCGCCCTGATCGACGGTCAGGCGCAGGACATCAGCTACGAGCACCGCGAGCGCGTCACCGTCGAGGAGTGCCTGGAGATGGAGGGCAACAAGACGGGCGCCCTGCTCGCCTGCGCCTCCTCCATCGGCGCGGTCCTCGGCGGCGCCGACGACGCCACCGCCGACGCCCTGGAGAAGTACGGCTACCACCTGGGCCTCGCCTTCCAGGCCGTCGACGACCTGCTCGGCATCTGGGGCGACCCCGAGTCGACCGGCAAGCAGACCTGGAGCGACCTGCGCCAGCGCAAGAAGTCGCTGCCCGTCGTGGCCGCGCTCGGCGCGGGCGGCCCGGCCTCCGAGCGGCTCGGCGAGATCCTCGCCGCCGACGCCAAGAACGTCGACTTCGACACCTTCACCGAGGAGGACTTCGCCGCCCGCGCCGCCCTCATCGAGGAGGCCGGCGGACGCGAGTGGACCGCCGAGGAGGCCCGGCGCCAGCACGCCGTCGCCCTCGAAGCCCTGGACACGGTCCAGATGCCCGCCTCGGTGCGCGCGCAGTTCGCCGCGCTCGCCGACTTCGTCGTCGTACGGAAGAGATGA
- the hpnD gene encoding presqualene diphosphate synthase HpnD, with the protein MSKAVESDQQMSAPVLAAYSYCETVTGRQARNFAYGIRLLPTAKRRAMSAVYAFSRRVDDIGDGTLAPEVKAQRLDETRALLARIRDGEVAEDDTDPVAVALAHAAHRFPIPLGGLDELIDGVVMDLNGQTYETWDDLKVYCRCVAGAIGRVSLGVFGTEPGARGAERAPEYADTLGLALQLTNILRDVREDAADGRTYLPADDLAKFGCSAGFDGPTPPPGSDFAGLVHFEVRRARALFAEGYRLLPMLDRRSGACVAAMAGIYRRLLDRIERDPEGVLRGRVSLPGREKAYVAVRGLSGLDARTVSRAALRGRA; encoded by the coding sequence GTGAGCAAGGCCGTGGAGTCTGACCAGCAGATGTCGGCACCGGTGCTCGCCGCATACAGCTACTGCGAGACCGTCACGGGCCGGCAGGCCCGCAACTTCGCCTACGGCATCCGACTGCTGCCGACCGCGAAGCGCCGCGCCATGTCCGCCGTGTACGCGTTCTCGCGCCGCGTCGACGACATCGGCGACGGCACGCTGGCGCCCGAGGTGAAGGCGCAGCGGCTCGACGAGACCCGGGCCCTGCTCGCCCGGATCCGCGACGGCGAGGTCGCCGAGGACGACACCGACCCGGTGGCCGTCGCGCTCGCGCACGCCGCGCACCGCTTCCCGATCCCGCTCGGCGGGCTCGACGAGCTGATCGACGGCGTCGTCATGGACCTGAACGGCCAGACGTACGAGACCTGGGACGACCTCAAGGTCTACTGCCGCTGCGTCGCCGGGGCGATCGGGCGGGTCTCCCTCGGCGTGTTCGGCACCGAACCGGGGGCGCGCGGAGCCGAGCGGGCGCCCGAGTACGCCGACACGCTCGGTCTCGCGCTCCAGCTCACCAACATCCTCCGGGACGTGCGCGAGGACGCCGCCGACGGGCGCACCTACCTGCCCGCCGACGACCTCGCCAAGTTCGGCTGCTCCGCCGGGTTCGACGGGCCCACCCCGCCGCCCGGCTCGGACTTCGCGGGCCTCGTCCACTTCGAGGTGCGGCGCGCCCGCGCTCTGTTCGCCGAGGGCTACCGGCTGCTGCCCATGCTCGACCGCCGCTCCGGCGCCTGCGTCGCCGCGATGGCCGGCATCTACCGGCGGCTGCTCGACCGCATCGAGCGCGACCCCGAGGGCGTCCTGCGCGGCCGCGTCTCGCTGCCCGGCCGCGAGAAGGCCTACGTCGCCGTGCGCGGCCTGTCCGGACTCGACGCGAGAACCGTCTCGCGCGCCGCCCTGCGGGGGCGCGCCTGA
- the ispG gene encoding flavodoxin-dependent (E)-4-hydroxy-3-methylbut-2-enyl-diphosphate synthase codes for MSTGEPVSLGLPEVPARPVAERRVSRRIQVGPVAVGGGAPVSVQSMTTTRTSDVGATLQQIAELTAAGCQIVRVACPTQDDADALATIARKSQIPVIADIHFQPKYVFAAIDAGCAAVRVNPGNIKKFDDQVKQIARAASEAGTPIRIGVNAGSLDRRLLQKYGRATPEALVESALWEASLFEEHGFRDLKISVKHNDPVVMVNAYRQLAASCDYPLHLGVTEAGPAFQGTIKSAVAFGALLSEGIGDTIRVSLSAPPVEEIKVGSQILESLGLRPRRLEIVSCPSCGRAQVDVYKLADEVTAGLDGMEVPLRVAVMGCVVNGPGEAREADLGVASGNGKGQIFVKGEVVRTVPESKIVETLIDEAMKIAEQMEKDGVASGPPDVTVS; via the coding sequence GTGAGCACCGGAGAGCCCGTCTCACTGGGCCTCCCCGAGGTACCGGCCCGACCGGTCGCCGAGCGGCGCGTGAGCCGCCGGATCCAGGTCGGGCCGGTGGCCGTGGGAGGCGGCGCACCCGTGTCCGTGCAGTCGATGACGACGACCCGGACCTCGGACGTCGGGGCCACGCTGCAGCAGATCGCCGAACTGACCGCCGCCGGCTGTCAGATCGTGCGCGTCGCGTGCCCCACTCAGGACGACGCGGACGCGCTCGCGACCATCGCGCGCAAGTCGCAGATCCCCGTGATCGCGGACATCCACTTCCAGCCGAAGTACGTGTTCGCCGCGATCGACGCCGGATGTGCGGCGGTTCGCGTCAACCCCGGCAACATCAAGAAGTTCGACGACCAGGTCAAGCAGATCGCACGCGCCGCCTCGGAGGCCGGCACGCCGATCCGGATCGGCGTGAACGCGGGCTCTCTGGACCGCCGCCTGCTCCAGAAGTACGGCAGGGCGACGCCCGAGGCGCTCGTCGAGTCGGCGCTGTGGGAGGCGTCCCTGTTCGAGGAGCACGGCTTCCGCGACCTGAAGATCTCGGTGAAGCACAACGACCCGGTCGTCATGGTCAACGCCTACCGGCAGCTGGCGGCCTCCTGCGACTACCCGCTCCACCTCGGCGTGACCGAGGCAGGACCGGCGTTCCAGGGCACCATCAAGTCGGCCGTCGCGTTCGGAGCGCTGCTGAGCGAGGGCATCGGCGACACGATCCGGGTCTCGCTGAGCGCGCCGCCGGTCGAGGAGATCAAGGTCGGCAGCCAGATCCTGGAGTCGCTCGGGCTGCGCCCGCGCCGCCTGGAGATCGTCTCCTGCCCCTCCTGCGGCCGCGCCCAGGTCGACGTGTACAAGCTCGCCGACGAGGTGACCGCCGGGCTCGACGGCATGGAGGTCCCCCTGCGGGTGGCCGTCATGGGCTGCGTCGTGAACGGGCCGGGCGAGGCCCGCGAGGCGGACCTGGGCGTCGCGTCCGGCAACGGCAAGGGACAGATCTTCGTCAAGGGCGAGGTCGTCCGGACGGTCCCCGAGTCGAAGATCGTCGAGACGCTCATCGACGAGGCGATGAAGATCGCCGAACAGATGGAGAAGGACGGCGTCGCGTCGGGCCCGCCCGACGTCACCGTGAGCTGA
- a CDS encoding ABC transporter ATP-binding protein, translating into MADLDKTQDARVPTVIADELHIVYRVNGAKTGKGSATAALSRILKRGEERGVRKVHAVRGVSFTAYRGEAIGLIGSNGSGKSTLLRAIAGLLPAEKGKVYTDGQPSLLGVNAALMNDLTGERNVILGGLAMGMSREQIKARYQEIVDFSGINEKGDFITLPMRTYSSGMAARLRFSIAAAKDHDVLMIDEALATGDRKFQKRSEARIRELRKEAGTVFLVSHNNKSIRDTCDRVLWLERGELRMDGPTDEVLKEYEKFTGK; encoded by the coding sequence GTGGCTGATCTCGACAAGACGCAGGACGCCCGCGTCCCCACGGTGATCGCGGACGAGCTGCACATCGTCTACCGCGTCAACGGCGCGAAGACCGGCAAGGGCAGCGCCACCGCGGCGCTCAGCCGCATCCTGAAGCGGGGCGAGGAGCGGGGCGTGCGCAAGGTGCACGCCGTGCGCGGCGTCTCCTTCACCGCCTACCGCGGCGAGGCGATCGGCCTGATCGGCTCGAACGGCTCGGGCAAGTCGACCCTGCTGCGCGCCATCGCGGGTCTCCTGCCGGCCGAGAAGGGCAAGGTCTACACCGACGGCCAGCCTTCGCTGCTCGGCGTGAACGCGGCCTTGATGAACGACCTCACGGGCGAGCGGAACGTGATCCTCGGCGGTCTCGCGATGGGCATGTCCCGCGAGCAGATCAAGGCGCGCTACCAGGAGATCGTCGACTTCTCGGGCATCAACGAGAAGGGCGACTTCATCACCCTGCCGATGCGGACCTACTCGTCCGGCATGGCGGCGCGCCTGCGCTTCTCCATCGCGGCGGCCAAGGACCACGACGTCCTCATGATCGACGAGGCGCTGGCCACGGGCGACCGCAAGTTCCAGAAGCGCTCCGAGGCCCGCATCCGCGAGCTGCGCAAGGAGGCCGGCACCGTCTTCCTGGTGAGCCACAACAACAAGTCGATCCGCGACACCTGCGACCGCGTCCTGTGGCTGGAGCGCGGCGAGCTGCGGATGGACGGACCGACGGACGAGGTGCTCAAGGAGTACGAGAAGTTCACCGGTAAGTGA
- the shc gene encoding squalene--hopene cyclase, translating to MTATTDGSTGAPAPEATAATTAPAGATPDAAGARAAAGRAIQRATEFLLARQDERGWWKGDLDTNVTMDAEDLLLRQFLGIRDRAVTEAAALFIRGEQREDGAWATFYGGPGDLSATVEAYVALRLAGDEPEDPHMARASAWVRERGGIAASRVFTRIWLALFGWWKWDDLPELPPELIYFPKWMPLNIYDFGCWARQTIVPLTIVSAKRPVRPAPFPLDELHTDPRNPNPRRPLAPVASWDGAFQRLDQLMHGYRKVALKPLRKAAMNTAARWIIERQENDGCWGGIQPPAVYSVIALHLLGYDLDHPVLKAGLESLDRFAVWREDGARMIEACQSPVWDTCLATIALADAGLPADHPALVKAAGWMLDEQIDRPGDWSVRRPRLEPGGWAFEFHNDNYPDIDDTAEVVLALRRVNHPDRPRLEKAIERGVRWNLGMQSKNGAWGAFDVDNTSPFPNRLPFCDFGEVIDPPSADVTAHVVEMLAVEGRTRDPRTRRGIQWLLAEQEANGAWFGRWGVNYVYGTGSVVPALVAAGLPKTHPAIRRAVAWLESVQNEDGGWGEDLRSYRYEDWKGHGVSTASQTGWALLALLAAGERDSKAAERGVAFLADTQTEDGTWDEPYFTGTGFPWDFSINYHLYRQVFPLTALGRYVHGEPFTDRAAAPAEGS from the coding sequence ATGACAGCGACGACCGACGGAAGCACCGGAGCGCCCGCTCCCGAGGCGACCGCGGCCACCACCGCCCCCGCGGGGGCGACGCCCGACGCGGCAGGGGCACGGGCCGCCGCCGGACGAGCCATACAGCGTGCCACCGAGTTCCTGCTCGCCCGGCAGGACGAGCGGGGCTGGTGGAAGGGCGACCTCGACACCAACGTGACGATGGACGCCGAGGACCTGCTGCTCCGCCAGTTCCTCGGCATCCGCGACCGGGCCGTCACGGAGGCCGCCGCCCTCTTCATCCGCGGCGAGCAGCGCGAGGACGGCGCCTGGGCCACTTTCTACGGCGGCCCCGGCGACCTCTCCGCCACCGTCGAGGCCTACGTCGCCCTGCGCCTGGCCGGCGACGAGCCGGAAGACCCCCACATGGCCAGGGCGTCCGCGTGGGTCCGCGAGCGCGGCGGCATCGCGGCCAGCCGCGTCTTCACCCGCATCTGGCTGGCCCTGTTCGGCTGGTGGAAGTGGGACGACCTGCCCGAACTCCCGCCCGAGCTCATCTACTTCCCGAAGTGGATGCCGCTCAACATCTACGACTTCGGCTGCTGGGCCCGGCAGACCATCGTCCCGCTCACCATCGTGTCCGCGAAGCGTCCGGTGCGGCCCGCGCCCTTCCCGCTCGACGAGCTGCACACCGACCCCCGCAACCCGAACCCCCGCAGGCCCCTGGCGCCCGTGGCCAGTTGGGACGGCGCCTTCCAGCGCCTCGACCAGCTCATGCACGGCTACCGGAAGGTGGCCCTCAAGCCGCTGCGCAAGGCCGCGATGAACACGGCGGCCCGCTGGATCATCGAGCGGCAGGAGAACGACGGCTGCTGGGGCGGCATCCAGCCCCCGGCCGTCTACTCCGTCATCGCCCTGCACCTGCTCGGCTACGACCTCGACCACCCCGTCCTCAAGGCCGGCCTGGAGTCCCTGGACCGGTTCGCGGTGTGGCGCGAGGACGGGGCCCGGATGATCGAGGCCTGCCAGTCGCCCGTATGGGACACCTGCCTGGCGACCATCGCGCTCGCCGACGCGGGACTGCCCGCCGACCATCCGGCGCTCGTCAAGGCCGCCGGCTGGATGCTGGACGAACAGATCGACCGGCCCGGTGACTGGTCGGTGCGAAGGCCCCGACTGGAGCCCGGCGGCTGGGCGTTCGAGTTCCACAACGACAACTACCCCGACATCGACGACACCGCCGAGGTCGTCCTCGCCCTGCGCCGGGTGAACCACCCCGACCGGCCGCGCCTGGAGAAGGCGATCGAGCGCGGCGTGCGCTGGAACCTGGGCATGCAGTCGAAGAACGGCGCGTGGGGCGCCTTCGACGTCGACAACACCAGCCCGTTCCCCAACCGGCTGCCGTTCTGCGACTTCGGCGAGGTCATCGACCCGCCGTCCGCCGACGTCACCGCGCACGTCGTCGAGATGCTCGCCGTCGAAGGCCGCACCCGGGACCCGCGCACCCGCCGCGGCATCCAGTGGCTCCTCGCCGAACAGGAGGCGAACGGCGCCTGGTTCGGCCGCTGGGGCGTCAACTACGTCTACGGCACCGGGTCCGTCGTGCCCGCCCTCGTCGCCGCGGGCCTGCCGAAGACGCACCCCGCGATCCGCCGCGCGGTCGCCTGGCTGGAGTCGGTGCAGAACGAGGACGGCGGCTGGGGCGAGGACCTGCGTTCGTACCGATACGAGGACTGGAAGGGCCACGGCGTCTCCACCGCCTCGCAGACCGGCTGGGCGCTCCTCGCGCTCCTCGCGGCCGGCGAGAGGGACTCCAAGGCCGCCGAGCGCGGCGTCGCGTTCCTCGCCGACACCCAGACGGAGGACGGCACCTGGGACGAGCCGTACTTCACCGGCACCGGATTCCCCTGGGACTTCTCGATCAACTACCACCTGTACCGGCAGGTCTTCCCGCTGACCGCGCTCGGCCGGTACGTCCACGGAGAACCGTTCACGGACCGCGCCGCGGCCCCGGCCGAGGGGAGCTGA
- the hpnH gene encoding adenosyl-hopene transferase HpnH, whose protein sequence is MAMPLRQSIKVATYLAEQKIRKRDKFPLIVELEPLFACNLKCEGCGKIQHPAGVLKQRMPVAQAVGAVLESGAPMVSIAGGEPLMHPQIDEIVRQLVAKKKYVFLCTNAMLLRKKIDKFTPSPYFAFAVHIDGLRERHDESVAKEGVFDEAVEAIKEAKRRGFRVTTNSTFFNTDTPQTIIEVLNFLNDDLKVDEMMISPAYAYEKAPDQEHFLGVAQTRELFKKAFAGGNRRRWRLNHSPLFLDFLEGKVDFPCTAWAIPNYSLFGWQKPCYLMSDGYVPTYRELIEKTDWDAYGRGKDPRCANCMAHCGYEPTAVLATMGSLKESLRAMTETVAGNRG, encoded by the coding sequence ATGGCCATGCCGCTCCGTCAGTCCATCAAGGTTGCGACGTATCTCGCTGAACAGAAGATCCGCAAGCGGGACAAGTTCCCGCTCATCGTCGAGCTGGAACCCCTCTTCGCGTGCAACCTCAAGTGCGAGGGCTGCGGCAAGATCCAGCACCCGGCCGGTGTGCTCAAGCAGCGCATGCCGGTGGCGCAGGCCGTCGGCGCGGTCCTGGAGTCCGGTGCCCCGATGGTCTCCATCGCCGGTGGCGAACCCCTGATGCACCCTCAGATCGACGAGATCGTGCGCCAGTTGGTGGCCAAGAAAAAGTACGTCTTCCTGTGCACCAACGCGATGCTGCTGCGCAAGAAGATCGACAAGTTCACGCCCTCGCCCTACTTCGCTTTCGCCGTGCACATCGACGGGCTCCGGGAGCGCCACGACGAGTCCGTGGCCAAGGAGGGTGTCTTCGACGAGGCCGTCGAGGCGATCAAGGAGGCCAAGCGGCGCGGCTTCCGGGTCACCACGAACTCGACCTTCTTCAACACGGACACCCCGCAGACCATCATCGAGGTGCTCAACTTCCTCAACGACGACCTCAAGGTCGACGAGATGATGATCTCGCCCGCCTACGCCTACGAGAAGGCTCCCGACCAGGAGCACTTCCTCGGCGTCGCGCAGACCCGCGAACTGTTCAAGAAGGCCTTCGCGGGCGGCAACCGGCGCCGCTGGCGGCTCAACCACTCACCCCTGTTCCTCGACTTCCTCGAGGGCAAGGTCGACTTCCCGTGCACCGCGTGGGCGATCCCGAACTACTCCCTGTTCGGCTGGCAGAAGCCCTGCTACCTGATGAGCGACGGCTACGTGCCCACGTACCGCGAGCTCATCGAGAAGACCGACTGGGACGCGTACGGACGCGGCAAGGACCCGCGATGCGCCAACTGCATGGCGCACTGCGGCTACGAGCCGACCGCGGTCCTCGCGACCATGGGCTCCCTGAAGGAGTCCCTGCGCGCGATGACCGAGACCGTCGCCGGGAACCGTGGGTGA